One genomic window of Piliocolobus tephrosceles isolate RC106 chromosome 19, ASM277652v3, whole genome shotgun sequence includes the following:
- the GSTT2B gene encoding glutathione S-transferase theta-2B yields MGLELYLDLLSQPSRAVYIFAKKNGIPFELRTVDVIKGQHRSKEFFQINSLQKVPVLKDGDFILTESSAILIYLSCKYQTADHWYPSDLQARARVHEYLGWHADCIRGTFGVPMWVQVLGPLIGVQVPEEKVERNRTAIDWALQWLENKFLGDRLFLAGQQMTLADLMALEELMQPVAVGYELFKGRPRLAAWRERVEAFLGAELCQEAHSFILSILEQAAKKTLPTPPPEVYPTMLLRIARIP; encoded by the exons ATGGGCCTAGAACTGTACCTGGACCTGCTTTCCCAGCCCAGCCGCGCCGTCTACATCTTCGCCAAGAAGAATGGCATCCCCTTCGAGCTGCGCACTGTGGATGTTATCAAAG GGCAGCACAGAAGCAAGGAGTTCTTCCAGATCAACAGCCTGCAGAAAGTGCCTGTGCTCAAGGATGGTGATTTCATCTTGACCGAAAG CTCAGCCATCCTGATTTACCTGAGCTGTAAGTACCAGACGGCAGACCACTGGTATCCATCTGACCTGCAGGCTCGTGCCCGTGTTCATGAGTACCTGGGTTGGCATGCCGACTGCATCCGCGGCACCTTTGGTGTACCCATGTGGGTCCAG GTGTTGGGGCCACTCATTGGGGTCCAGGTTCCCGAAGAGAAGGTGGAACGCAACAGGACTGCCATAGACTGGGCCCTGCAATGGCTGGAGAACAAGTTCCTGGGGGACAGGCTTTTCCTTGCTGGCCAGCAGATGACGCTGGCTGATCTCATGGCGCTGGAGGAGCTGATGCAG CCGGTGGCTGTCGGCTACGAACTGTTCAAGGGACGGCCACGACTGGCAGCATGGCGTGAACGAGTGGAGGCTTTCCTGGGTGCTGAGCTGTGCCAGGAGGCCCACAGCTTCATCTTGAGCATCCTGGAACAGGCGGCCAAGAAAACCCTCCCAACACCCCCACCAGAGGTCTATCCGACTATGCTACTTCGAATTGCCAGGATCCCCTGA